The proteins below come from a single Micromonospora citrea genomic window:
- a CDS encoding Mrp/NBP35 family ATP-binding protein translates to MSAPVSTVSDAIQAALATVNDPEIRRPITELGMVRSAEVGDDGVVRVELLLTVAGCPLKDKLRSDITAAVGAVPGVTGVEIEFGVMSPEQRQELQSKLRGGGASQEPVIPFAQPGSRTRVYAVASGKGGVGKSSVTVNLAAALAARGLSVGVVDADIYGHSVPRMLGADGRPTRVEDMIMPPQSHGVKVISIGMFTAGNAAVVWRGPMLHRALQQFLADVYWGDLDVLLLDLPPGTGDVAISLAQLLPNSEILVVTTPQAAAAEVAERAGAIALQTHQRVVGVIENMSWLELPDGSRMEVFGAGGGQTIAESLTKTIGAQVPLLGQVPLDTRVREAGDEGTPIVLAEPESPAAKALGQVADRLALRRESLLGKPLGLKPAGR, encoded by the coding sequence ATGTCAGCACCCGTCAGCACCGTCTCCGACGCGATCCAGGCCGCGCTGGCCACCGTCAACGACCCGGAGATCCGCCGGCCCATCACCGAACTCGGAATGGTCCGCTCCGCCGAGGTCGGCGACGACGGCGTCGTACGGGTCGAGCTGTTGCTCACCGTCGCCGGCTGCCCGCTGAAGGACAAGCTGCGCTCGGACATCACCGCCGCGGTCGGCGCGGTGCCCGGGGTGACCGGCGTGGAGATCGAGTTCGGCGTGATGAGCCCCGAGCAGCGCCAGGAGCTCCAGTCGAAGCTGCGCGGCGGCGGCGCCTCCCAGGAGCCGGTCATCCCGTTCGCCCAGCCCGGCTCCCGCACCCGCGTCTACGCGGTCGCCAGCGGCAAGGGCGGCGTCGGCAAGTCCAGCGTGACGGTCAACCTGGCCGCCGCCCTGGCCGCCCGCGGGCTCTCCGTCGGCGTGGTCGACGCCGACATCTACGGCCACTCGGTGCCCCGGATGCTCGGCGCGGACGGCCGCCCGACCCGCGTCGAAGACATGATCATGCCGCCGCAGTCGCACGGCGTGAAGGTCATCTCGATCGGCATGTTCACCGCCGGCAACGCCGCCGTGGTGTGGCGCGGCCCGATGCTGCACCGGGCGCTGCAGCAGTTCCTCGCCGACGTCTACTGGGGCGACCTGGACGTGCTGCTGCTCGACCTGCCGCCGGGCACCGGCGACGTGGCCATCTCGCTGGCCCAACTGCTGCCCAACTCCGAGATCCTGGTCGTCACGACGCCGCAGGCCGCCGCCGCCGAGGTGGCGGAGCGGGCCGGCGCGATCGCCCTGCAGACCCACCAGCGCGTCGTCGGCGTCATCGAGAACATGTCGTGGCTGGAGCTGCCGGACGGCTCCCGGATGGAGGTCTTCGGCGCCGGTGGCGGCCAGACGATCGCCGAGTCGCTGACCAAGACCATCGGCGCCCAGGTGCCGCTGCTCGGGCAGGTCCCGCTCGACACCCGCGTCCGCGAGGCCGGCGACGAGGGCACGCCGATCGTGCTGGCCGAGCCGGAGTCGCCGGCCGCGAAGGCGCTGGGCCAGGTCGCCGACCGGCTCGCCCTGCGGCGGGAGTCGCTGCTCGGCAAGCCGCTGGGCCTCAAGCCCGCCGGCCGCTGA
- a CDS encoding preprotein translocase subunit TatB, with the protein MFDNLNWWEIGALLLLALLIFGDRLPTVISDGLRMVRNLRTMARSATTDLSRELGTDIQLEDLHPKAFIRKHLLSEEDEQAIRKPLQGVYDNLRADVTGVHNELKDVASAADLRSTGRPATATGGAPAPAPRVSYDDAT; encoded by the coding sequence GTGTTCGACAACCTGAACTGGTGGGAGATCGGTGCGCTGCTGCTCCTGGCGCTGCTGATCTTCGGTGACCGGCTGCCCACGGTGATCAGCGACGGCCTGCGCATGGTGCGTAACCTGCGCACGATGGCCCGCAGCGCCACCACCGACCTGAGCCGCGAGCTGGGCACCGACATCCAGCTGGAGGATCTGCACCCCAAGGCGTTCATCCGCAAGCACCTGCTCAGCGAGGAGGACGAGCAGGCGATCCGGAAGCCGCTGCAGGGCGTCTACGACAACCTCCGCGCGGACGTCACCGGCGTGCACAACGAGCTGAAGGACGTCGCCTCCGCCGCCGACCTGCGGTCGACCGGCCGTCCGGCCACCGCCACCGGTGGCGCTCCGGCCCCCGCCCCGCGCGTCAGCTACGACGACGCCACCTGA
- a CDS encoding S1C family serine protease has protein sequence MGGTDVTDGWDWRQPGGTPGPARPPGPGHPPVGSPPAPQGAAGGTTPSPWWSDALADPWRDPAAPAAVVLPAAPIPGTEPEPVSDPDAPRRPTLRQLLLIPLITALLAGSLGGALGYAFAVRGGAAAGTVLGADPQAPGLAQRRPESLAGVAERVLPSVVTVRVPSLGGTSEGSGFIASVDGHVITNDHVLAGSTGGKASVVFNDGSTAPATVVGQDPESDIAVIKVSRTGLRPVEFGDSDALAVGDPVLAIGSPLSLANTVTAGIVSALDRTMQAGEPGGPTRYYAAIQTDAAVNHGNSGGPLVDGAGRVIGVNSTIKSLVSDGQEAGNIGLAFAIPINQAKRVTQDIIGTGKARRTVIGAQVGGQGAGTGGAGVRLAAVEPSGPAAGAGLRAGDVILKLNGRPMTEPTDLIALVRKFAPGSVVTVEYRRGSNRQNASVTLAADAK, from the coding sequence CTGGGAGGCACCGACGTGACCGACGGCTGGGACTGGCGCCAGCCCGGGGGGACTCCGGGACCGGCGCGACCGCCGGGGCCCGGACACCCGCCGGTGGGGTCGCCGCCGGCGCCGCAGGGCGCCGCCGGCGGCACGACACCATCACCCTGGTGGTCCGACGCGCTCGCCGACCCGTGGCGCGACCCGGCCGCGCCGGCCGCCGTGGTGCTGCCGGCCGCACCGATCCCCGGCACCGAGCCGGAGCCGGTCAGCGACCCGGACGCCCCGCGCCGGCCGACGCTGCGGCAACTGCTGCTCATCCCGTTGATCACCGCGCTGCTCGCGGGCAGCCTCGGCGGCGCCCTCGGGTACGCCTTCGCGGTGCGCGGCGGTGCCGCGGCGGGCACGGTGCTCGGCGCGGATCCGCAGGCGCCCGGCCTGGCCCAGCGCCGGCCCGAGTCGCTCGCCGGGGTGGCCGAGCGGGTGCTGCCCAGCGTGGTGACCGTCCGCGTGCCCAGCCTCGGCGGCACGAGCGAGGGGTCCGGCTTCATCGCGAGCGTCGACGGCCACGTGATCACCAACGACCACGTGCTGGCGGGGTCGACCGGCGGCAAGGCGTCGGTGGTCTTCAACGACGGCAGCACCGCCCCGGCCACCGTCGTCGGCCAGGACCCGGAGTCCGACATCGCGGTGATCAAGGTTTCCCGGACGGGCCTGCGCCCGGTCGAGTTCGGCGACTCCGACGCGCTGGCCGTCGGCGACCCCGTGCTGGCCATCGGTTCGCCGCTCTCGCTGGCCAACACGGTCACCGCCGGCATCGTCAGCGCGCTGGACCGGACGATGCAGGCCGGCGAGCCGGGCGGCCCCACGCGCTACTACGCGGCGATCCAGACCGACGCGGCGGTCAACCACGGCAACTCCGGCGGCCCGCTGGTCGACGGCGCCGGCCGGGTGATCGGCGTCAACTCGACGATCAAGTCGCTGGTCTCGGACGGGCAGGAGGCGGGCAACATCGGCCTGGCCTTCGCCATCCCGATCAACCAGGCCAAGCGGGTGACCCAGGACATCATCGGCACCGGCAAGGCCCGGCGCACGGTCATCGGCGCCCAGGTCGGCGGGCAGGGCGCGGGCACCGGCGGGGCAGGCGTACGCCTGGCGGCCGTCGAGCCGTCCGGGCCGGCGGCCGGCGCGGGGCTGCGGGCCGGCGACGTGATCCTGAAGCTCAACGGGCGGCCGATGACGGAGCCGACCGACCTGATCGCCCTGGTGCGCAAGTTCGCGCCGGGATCCGTGGTGACGGTCGAGTACCGACGGGGCTCCAACAGGCAGAACGCCTCCGTGACGCTGGCCGCAGACGCCAAGTGA
- a CDS encoding O-methyltransferase, translating to MTEDLVLRTARSLAREVGLDAVTPGAGAALRLLAAAGSARAVVEIGTGTGVSGVWLLRGMRADGVLTTIDVEVEHQRIARRIFAEAGFAAGRTRIITGRALDVLPRLADGAYDLVFVDAESTGFAACVDAALRLLRPGGVLALNGMLADGRIGDPAARDVETVTIRETIKAIRESEHWTPALLPVGHGLLAAVKC from the coding sequence GTGACCGAGGATCTCGTGCTGCGCACCGCCCGCAGCCTGGCCCGGGAGGTCGGCCTCGACGCGGTGACGCCCGGCGCCGGGGCGGCGCTGCGGCTGCTCGCCGCCGCCGGCAGCGCCCGCGCGGTGGTGGAGATCGGCACCGGCACCGGGGTCAGCGGCGTCTGGCTGCTGCGCGGCATGCGCGCCGACGGCGTCCTCACCACCATCGACGTGGAGGTGGAGCACCAGCGGATCGCCCGCCGGATCTTCGCCGAGGCGGGCTTCGCCGCCGGCCGGACCCGGATCATCACCGGCCGGGCGCTGGACGTGCTCCCCCGCCTCGCCGACGGCGCGTACGACCTGGTCTTCGTGGACGCCGAGTCGACCGGGTTCGCCGCCTGCGTCGACGCGGCGCTGCGGCTGCTGCGGCCGGGCGGCGTGCTGGCGCTCAACGGCATGCTCGCCGACGGCCGGATCGGCGACCCCGCCGCCCGGGACGTCGAGACGGTCACCATCCGGGAGACGATCAAGGCGATCCGGGAGTCGGAACACTGGACCCCGGCGCTGCTGCCGGTCGGCCACGGGCTGCTCGCCGCCGTCAAGTGCTGA
- a CDS encoding leucyl aminopeptidase family protein — protein MLAIRLLVEPERPDTLVLPVRPGPADDAPARPAPTDVALPDGVAEEAVALVPATRSTGRPGEVHAQLRPGREPGRLLLLGVGEGDEAAWRTAGAALARAARDETRVTLVMPTGVAPAAVRGLVEGLLLASYRFRLTDAGAAPALAGVDVVVADPDAHAGAVETARTTARMTRLARDLTNTPSSVKNPEWFAGQVAANVAAVDVPDLHLRVRGPEELAEEGFGGILAVGGGSACAPRLVELDWRPAGARTHVVLVGKGITFDTGGISIKPVPAMKLMRKDMAGAAAVVAATLGAAALRLPVRITTLAPLAENMLSGSAFRPGDVVRHYGGTTSETTNSDAEGRLVLADAFAYAVAELKPDLLVDLATLTGANAVALGKRTGALYSENDGLAADVLAAVAAAGEAAWRMPLPADYVEHLGSDLADLHSSPDRGAGSVMAALFLREFTGDLRDRWLHVDMSAPSWAEGDDAELTKGATGWGVRSLLRWLGTLG, from the coding sequence GTGCTCGCCATCCGTCTGCTCGTCGAGCCGGAACGGCCCGACACCCTCGTGCTGCCCGTCCGGCCGGGTCCGGCCGACGACGCCCCGGCCCGTCCGGCCCCGACCGACGTGGCGCTGCCCGACGGCGTGGCCGAGGAGGCCGTCGCGCTGGTCCCGGCGACCCGCTCGACCGGGCGGCCCGGTGAGGTCCACGCGCAGTTGCGGCCCGGGCGTGAGCCCGGCCGACTGCTGCTGCTCGGGGTCGGCGAGGGCGACGAGGCGGCCTGGCGGACGGCCGGCGCGGCGCTGGCCCGGGCCGCCCGCGATGAGACGCGCGTCACGTTGGTCATGCCGACCGGTGTCGCCCCCGCGGCGGTACGCGGTCTCGTCGAGGGGCTGCTGCTGGCGTCGTACCGGTTCCGGCTGACCGACGCCGGCGCCGCCCCCGCGCTCGCCGGGGTCGACGTGGTGGTGGCCGATCCGGACGCGCACGCCGGAGCCGTCGAGACGGCCCGCACGACGGCCCGGATGACGCGGCTCGCCCGCGACCTCACCAACACCCCCTCCTCGGTCAAGAACCCGGAGTGGTTCGCCGGCCAGGTCGCCGCCAACGTGGCCGCCGTGGACGTGCCGGACCTGCACCTGCGGGTACGCGGACCGGAGGAACTGGCCGAGGAGGGCTTCGGCGGCATCCTCGCGGTCGGCGGCGGCTCGGCCTGCGCCCCGCGCCTGGTCGAGCTGGACTGGCGGCCGGCCGGCGCGCGTACGCACGTGGTGCTGGTGGGCAAGGGCATCACGTTCGACACGGGGGGCATCTCGATCAAGCCGGTGCCGGCGATGAAGCTGATGCGCAAGGACATGGCCGGCGCGGCGGCGGTGGTCGCGGCCACCCTCGGCGCGGCGGCGCTGCGCCTGCCCGTGCGGATCACCACGCTCGCGCCGCTGGCGGAGAACATGCTCAGCGGCTCGGCGTTCCGCCCCGGCGACGTCGTCCGCCACTACGGCGGCACGACCAGCGAGACGACGAACTCCGACGCGGAGGGGCGGCTCGTCCTCGCCGACGCGTTCGCCTACGCCGTCGCCGAGCTCAAGCCCGACCTGCTGGTCGACCTCGCCACGCTGACCGGGGCGAACGCGGTCGCGCTGGGCAAGCGCACGGGCGCGCTCTACAGCGAGAACGACGGCCTCGCCGCCGACGTGCTGGCCGCGGTCGCCGCCGCCGGCGAGGCCGCCTGGCGGATGCCGCTGCCCGCCGACTACGTCGAGCACCTCGGCAGCGACCTGGCCGACCTGCACAGCTCGCCGGACCGGGGCGCCGGCTCGGTGATGGCCGCCCTGTTCCTGCGCGAGTTCACCGGCGACCTGCGGGACCGGTGGCTGCACGTGGACATGTCCGCGCCGTCCTGGGCCGAGGGCGACGACGCGGAGCTGACCAAGGGCGCGACCGGCTGGGGCGTACGCTCGCTGCTGCGCTGGCTGGGCACGCTGGGCTGA
- a CDS encoding DUF3117 domain-containing protein, whose translation MAAMKPRTGDGPLEVTKEGRGIVMRVPLEGGGRLVVEMTPDEANALGDALKAAAG comes from the coding sequence ATGGCGGCGATGAAGCCGCGGACGGGCGACGGTCCGCTGGAAGTCACCAAGGAGGGCCGGGGCATCGTCATGCGGGTCCCGCTGGAGGGCGGTGGCCGGCTCGTCGTCGAGATGACTCCCGACGAGGCCAACGCGCTCGGTGACGCGCTCAAGGCGGCCGCCGGCTGA
- a CDS encoding PaaX family transcriptional regulator, with protein sequence MQARSALFDLYGDHLRARGGRAPVAALVRLLAPLGIAPPAVRTAVSRMVRQGWLDPCRLTSGPGYSITPKAARRLDEAAARIYRTGRITWDGRFDLLVLEAPASRRERQRLAANLTFLGYGALDECTWVATRPGEDVDVLLDEADVRYERFTAAHTSGTPGAMGVVRRAWNLTEIGQAYEQFVAEQRPLLAGVTVRSPDEEAYAARFRLVHAWRTFLFRDPQLPPALLPERWPGTAAASFFDRHAARLRPAADRYVEQCLDAGNRIARQKGR encoded by the coding sequence ATGCAGGCACGGTCGGCACTCTTCGACCTGTACGGCGACCACCTCCGGGCGAGGGGTGGCCGGGCACCGGTCGCCGCCCTGGTCAGGCTGCTCGCGCCGCTCGGGATCGCCCCGCCCGCCGTGCGTACGGCGGTTTCCCGGATGGTCCGTCAGGGATGGCTGGACCCGTGCCGGCTCACCTCCGGCCCGGGATATTCGATCACACCGAAAGCCGCCCGCCGACTGGACGAGGCGGCGGCCCGGATCTACCGGACCGGCCGGATCACCTGGGACGGTCGGTTCGATCTCCTGGTGCTGGAGGCGCCCGCCTCGCGGCGGGAACGCCAACGCCTGGCCGCCAACCTGACCTTCCTCGGCTACGGCGCCCTCGACGAGTGCACCTGGGTGGCCACCCGTCCGGGCGAGGACGTGGACGTGCTGCTCGACGAGGCGGACGTGCGCTACGAGCGGTTCACCGCCGCCCACACCTCCGGCACCCCCGGCGCGATGGGCGTCGTCCGCCGCGCCTGGAACCTGACCGAGATCGGCCAGGCGTACGAGCAGTTCGTCGCCGAGCAGCGCCCGCTGCTGGCCGGCGTCACCGTACGCAGCCCGGACGAGGAGGCGTACGCTGCCCGGTTCCGGCTCGTGCACGCGTGGCGTACCTTCCTGTTCCGGGACCCGCAGCTGCCACCCGCGCTGCTCCCCGAGCGTTGGCCCGGCACCGCCGCGGCCAGCTTCTTCGACCGGCACGCGGCCCGGCTGCGTCCGGCCGCAGACCGTTACGTCGAGCAGTGCCTCGACGCCGGCAACCGCATCGCCCGACAGAAGGGTCGTTAG
- a CDS encoding enoyl-CoA hydratase/isomerase family protein, translated as MTEPLLVDRTDAVVTLTLNRPTAMNALDVALKEALRDTLAELETDRSCRAVVLAGAGGSFSAGQDLREHVKTLESTDGNPLDTVRAHYNPIAARLANLPKPVVAAVRGMAAGAGASLAFLADIRIGGPSTSFLMAFAKVGLAADTGASWTLPRLVGHAKAVELLMLAEPVRAQEACQLGLLNRVTEDDEQVLPTAQELAARLAAGPTVAYGAIKRQLSIADAGTLADALAAEAQAQAICGGTDDHRAATIAFVNKQKPVFEGH; from the coding sequence GTGACCGAGCCGCTGCTCGTCGACCGCACCGACGCCGTCGTCACCCTGACGCTGAACCGCCCGACGGCGATGAACGCGCTCGACGTGGCGCTCAAGGAGGCGCTGCGGGACACCCTGGCCGAGCTGGAGACCGACCGTTCCTGCCGGGCCGTGGTGCTCGCCGGCGCGGGCGGGTCGTTCAGCGCCGGCCAGGACCTGCGCGAGCACGTCAAGACGCTGGAGTCGACCGACGGCAACCCGCTGGACACCGTCCGGGCGCACTACAATCCGATCGCCGCGCGGCTGGCCAACCTGCCCAAGCCGGTGGTCGCGGCGGTGCGCGGGATGGCCGCCGGCGCGGGCGCCTCGCTGGCCTTCCTGGCCGACATCCGCATCGGCGGGCCGTCGACCAGCTTCCTGATGGCGTTCGCCAAGGTCGGGCTCGCCGCCGACACCGGCGCCTCCTGGACGCTGCCCCGGCTGGTCGGCCACGCCAAGGCGGTCGAGCTGCTGATGCTGGCCGAGCCGGTGCGCGCGCAGGAGGCCTGCCAGCTCGGGTTGCTCAACCGGGTGACGGAGGACGACGAGCAGGTGCTGCCGACCGCGCAGGAGCTGGCCGCCCGGCTGGCCGCGGGCCCGACCGTCGCGTACGGGGCGATCAAGCGGCAGCTCTCCATCGCCGACGCGGGCACCCTGGCCGACGCCCTGGCCGCCGAGGCGCAGGCGCAGGCGATCTGCGGCGGCACCGACGACCACCGCGCCGCCACGATCGCCTTCGTCAACAAGCAGAAGCCGGTCTTCGAGGGGCACTGA
- a CDS encoding DNA-3-methyladenine glycosylase I, protein MTDLVIGADGLPRCGWGASTPDYAAYHDTEWGRPLHGDDALYERITLEAFQSGLSWLTILRKRPAFRLAFDEFRIETVAGYDEADVARLLADAGIVRNRAKIEAAIANARAALELPEGLSALLWSFAPPARPARPTSFAEVPALTPESTSLAKALKKRGFRFVGPTTAYALMQATGMVDDHLAGCHVVAAEAA, encoded by the coding sequence GTGACTGACCTGGTGATCGGTGCCGACGGGCTGCCGCGCTGCGGCTGGGGGGCCAGCACCCCTGACTACGCCGCCTACCACGACACCGAGTGGGGCCGGCCCCTGCACGGCGACGACGCGCTCTACGAACGGATCACGCTGGAGGCGTTCCAGTCGGGGCTCTCCTGGCTGACCATCCTCCGCAAACGCCCGGCGTTCCGGCTGGCTTTCGACGAGTTCCGGATCGAGACCGTGGCCGGCTACGACGAGGCCGACGTGGCGCGGCTGCTCGCCGACGCCGGAATCGTCCGCAACCGGGCCAAGATCGAGGCGGCGATCGCCAACGCCCGGGCGGCGCTGGAGTTGCCCGAAGGGCTCTCCGCGCTGCTCTGGTCGTTCGCCCCGCCGGCCCGGCCGGCCCGGCCCACGTCGTTCGCCGAGGTGCCCGCGCTGACCCCCGAGTCCACCTCGCTCGCCAAGGCGCTCAAGAAGCGGGGCTTCCGGTTCGTCGGCCCGACCACGGCCTACGCGCTGATGCAGGCCACCGGGATGGTCGACGACCACCTTGCCGGCTGCCACGTCGTGGCGGCCGAGGCGGCGTGA
- a CDS encoding SRPBCC family protein: MTGPEGGEDLREAAQPGAGEVTATVIVDATAERVFAALTAWERQSDWIPFTTVRVVEGDGGEGSLVEAVTALGPAVLRDEMRVVRVDAPYEVRVVHCGKLLRGPGVLRCTPLARDRTQVVWHEWFHLPGGPAGRVAWPVLWPGSKFSLTRALRKFARLVEQGRLP, translated from the coding sequence GTGACCGGACCGGAGGGCGGCGAGGACCTGCGCGAGGCGGCGCAGCCCGGCGCGGGTGAGGTCACCGCCACGGTCATCGTCGACGCGACGGCGGAGCGGGTCTTCGCGGCGCTGACCGCCTGGGAGCGGCAGTCGGACTGGATCCCCTTCACCACCGTCCGGGTGGTCGAGGGGGACGGCGGGGAGGGCAGCCTGGTCGAGGCGGTCACCGCGCTCGGTCCCGCCGTGCTGCGCGACGAGATGCGGGTGGTCCGGGTGGACGCGCCCTACGAGGTCCGCGTGGTGCACTGCGGGAAGCTGCTGCGCGGTCCCGGCGTGCTGCGCTGCACCCCGCTGGCGCGGGACCGTACCCAGGTGGTCTGGCACGAGTGGTTCCACCTGCCCGGCGGCCCGGCCGGACGGGTGGCCTGGCCGGTGCTCTGGCCGGGGTCCAAGTTCAGCCTGACCCGGGCGTTGCGGAAGTTCGCCCGGCTGGTGGAGCAGGGCCGGCTGCCCTGA
- the folP gene encoding dihydropteroate synthase yields the protein MAGALRLGGRTFGPGELVVMAIVNRTPDSFFDRGATFAQDSALRAVERAVEEGAEIIDIGGVKAGPGAEVDVAEEIRRTVATIAAVRAAFPDVVISIDTWRAEVAVEAVAAGADLLNDTWSGADPALARVAAETGAGLVCSHAGGLAPRTRPHRAAFTDVVADVVATVTGLAERAVGLGVRADGILIDPAHDFGKNTRHSLEITRRLDELTGTGWPLLVALSNKDFIGETLDLPVAERLEGTLAATAVSAWLGARVFRAHQVRPTRRVLDMVASIRGDRPPTATRRGLA from the coding sequence ATGGCCGGGGCGCTTCGGCTCGGTGGGCGCACGTTCGGCCCGGGCGAGCTGGTGGTGATGGCGATCGTCAACCGGACGCCGGACTCGTTCTTCGACCGGGGCGCGACCTTCGCCCAGGACAGCGCGCTGCGCGCGGTCGAGCGGGCGGTCGAGGAGGGTGCCGAGATCATCGACATCGGCGGGGTCAAGGCGGGCCCGGGCGCGGAGGTCGACGTGGCCGAGGAGATCCGGCGCACCGTGGCGACCATCGCCGCCGTCCGGGCCGCCTTCCCCGACGTCGTGATCTCGATCGACACCTGGCGGGCCGAGGTCGCGGTGGAGGCGGTGGCGGCGGGCGCCGACCTGCTCAACGACACCTGGTCCGGCGCCGACCCGGCCCTGGCCCGGGTGGCGGCGGAGACCGGGGCCGGGCTGGTCTGCTCGCACGCCGGGGGCCTGGCGCCACGGACCCGGCCGCATCGGGCGGCCTTCACCGACGTGGTGGCCGACGTGGTCGCGACGGTGACCGGGCTCGCGGAGCGCGCGGTCGGGTTGGGCGTACGGGCCGACGGGATCCTGATCGACCCGGCGCACGACTTCGGCAAGAACACCCGCCACTCCCTGGAGATCACCCGCCGACTCGACGAGCTCACCGGCACCGGCTGGCCGCTGCTGGTCGCCCTGTCGAACAAGGACTTCATCGGCGAGACGCTGGACCTGCCGGTGGCCGAGCGGCTGGAGGGGACGCTGGCGGCCACGGCCGTCTCCGCCTGGCTGGGCGCCCGGGTGTTCCGGGCACACCAGGTGCGCCCCACCCGCCGGGTGCTCGACATGGTCGCCTCGATCCGCGGCGACCGCCCGCCCACCGCGACCCGACGCGGCCTCGCCTGA
- the ndhC gene encoding NADH-quinone oxidoreductase subunit A, with product MTGYLGSYATLGLLLLASVLFFVTAFSANRVLRPARPADPFGKRTSYECGLDPVGADWAQMQIRYYVYAYLYVLFAVESVFLFPWAVVFDRPGFGMVTVVEMAVFVAVLALGILYAWRKKILRWT from the coding sequence GTGACCGGTTACCTGGGCTCGTACGCGACGCTCGGGCTGCTGTTGCTCGCCAGCGTCCTCTTCTTCGTTACTGCGTTCTCGGCCAACCGGGTGTTACGTCCTGCCCGTCCGGCCGATCCCTTCGGCAAGCGCACCAGCTACGAATGCGGCCTCGACCCGGTCGGCGCGGACTGGGCGCAGATGCAGATCCGTTACTACGTGTACGCGTACCTCTACGTGTTGTTCGCCGTGGAGTCGGTCTTCCTCTTCCCCTGGGCCGTGGTCTTCGACCGGCCGGGGTTCGGGATGGTGACGGTGGTCGAGATGGCGGTCTTCGTCGCCGTGCTCGCGCTGGGCATCCTCTACGCCTGGCGGAAGAAGATCCTCCGCTGGACCTGA